In Miniphocaeibacter halophilus, the following proteins share a genomic window:
- a CDS encoding PTS sugar transporter subunit IIB, with protein sequence MLNILLVCSAGMSTSMLVQRMQEEADGRGLEAKISAVGSAEIDSASKDADVILLGPQVRYQLKSIQGVVNNEKPVTVISSNIYGLMDGKKALDLAISEIENFNK encoded by the coding sequence ATGTTAAATATTTTATTGGTTTGTAGTGCAGGAATGTCAACAAGTATGTTAGTTCAAAGAATGCAAGAAGAAGCAGATGGAAGAGGATTAGAAGCAAAAATTTCAGCTGTAGGTTCAGCGGAAATAGACAGTGCTAGTAAAGATGCTGATGTTATTCTATTAGGACCTCAAGTAAGATACCAATTAAAAAGTATACAGGGAGTAGTAAACAATGAAAAACCTGTAACAGTAATTAGTTCTAATATATACGGATTAATGGATGGTAAAAAGGCATTGGACTTAGCTATTTCAGAAATAGAAAACTTTAACAAGTAA
- a CDS encoding ABC transporter ATP-binding protein produces the protein MIEFRNVSKIYHGGKIAVEDINLSFDNGEFVVFIGTSGSGKTTCMRMINRMIKPSKGEILIDGKNIKDIDEVKLRRKIGYVIQQIGLMPHMTIYENITLVPKLLKWDEKKQRESAENLIKKVDLPLEYLDRYPRELSGGQQQRIGVIRALAADQNIILMDEPFGALDPITRDSLQKLIKRLQRDMGKTVVFVTHDMDEALNMADKIAILDKGRLIQFDTPENILLNPANEFVEEFLGEERINQAKSKTQTVDEIMYTKPIHIKGDKTVGQAIRLMREKRVDTLFVTGDDNVLEGFIDIFDIGRVDRKKTKVKDILREANFIESGTLVREAIFLISECDYKNLPVVDSNNKLIGIFTRANIVDSLYDASSDEDEEDLQEEELVHSTSEIE, from the coding sequence ATGATAGAATTTAGAAATGTTTCGAAAATTTATCATGGGGGAAAAATTGCAGTTGAAGATATTAATTTATCTTTTGATAATGGGGAGTTTGTAGTTTTTATTGGTACAAGTGGTAGTGGAAAAACCACCTGTATGCGTATGATAAATAGAATGATAAAGCCTAGTAAGGGAGAAATATTAATAGATGGTAAAAATATTAAAGATATTGATGAGGTAAAGCTTAGAAGAAAAATAGGCTATGTTATACAACAAATTGGCTTAATGCCTCATATGACCATTTATGAAAATATTACCCTGGTTCCTAAATTATTAAAATGGGACGAGAAAAAACAAAGGGAATCTGCTGAAAATTTAATAAAAAAAGTAGATCTGCCTTTAGAATATTTAGATAGATACCCTAGGGAACTATCTGGCGGCCAGCAGCAAAGAATTGGCGTTATAAGAGCTTTAGCAGCTGACCAGAACATAATACTTATGGATGAACCCTTTGGTGCTCTAGATCCAATTACAAGGGATTCATTACAAAAGTTAATAAAAAGACTTCAAAGAGATATGGGAAAAACTGTTGTATTTGTTACTCATGACATGGATGAAGCCTTAAATATGGCTGATAAAATTGCCATATTGGATAAGGGTAGATTAATACAATTTGATACACCTGAAAATATTTTGTTAAATCCTGCTAATGAATTTGTAGAGGAATTCTTAGGCGAGGAGAGAATAAATCAGGCTAAATCAAAAACTCAGACTGTTGATGAAATAATGTATACAAAGCCAATTCATATTAAAGGCGATAAAACAGTAGGACAAGCCATAAGACTTATGAGGGAAAAGCGAGTAGATACATTATTTGTAACAGGTGATGATAATGTTCTTGAAGGATTTATAGACATATTTGATATTGGTAGAGTAGATAGAAAGAAAACTAAAGTAAAGGATATTTTAAGGGAAGCAAATTTTATTGAATCCGGTACCTTAGTAAGGGAAGCTATATTTTTAATATCAGAATGTGATTATAAAAACCTACCTGTTGTTGATAGCAACAACAAATTAATAGGTATTTTTACAAGGGCAAATATAGTAGACAGTTTGTATGATGCTTCTTCAGATGAAGATGAAGAAGACCTACAAGAAGAAGAACTTGTGCATAGCACATCAGAAATAGAATAG
- a CDS encoding PTS lactose/cellobiose transporter subunit IIA, producing MEGIELIAFEIISNVGEAKSCYIQAIQEAKEKNFDEANKLIEEGNKAFIEGHHAHTKLIQREAEKNDVTVNLIIMHAEDQLMAADSFKIIASEFIDLYKKI from the coding sequence ATGGAAGGTATTGAACTTATAGCATTTGAAATTATTTCAAATGTAGGAGAAGCAAAATCATGTTACATCCAAGCAATTCAGGAAGCAAAGGAAAAGAACTTTGATGAGGCTAATAAATTAATAGAAGAGGGTAATAAGGCCTTTATAGAAGGCCATCACGCCCATACTAAATTAATACAAAGGGAAGCGGAAAAAAATGATGTTACCGTTAATTTGATAATAATGCATGCAGAAGATCAACTTATGGCAGCAGATTCCTTTAAAATAATAGCATCGGAGTTTATTGATCTATATAAAAAAATATAA
- the dagF gene encoding 2-dehydro-3-deoxy-phosphogluconate aldolase — translation MNKNPKFYKGRVCLNVLANSIENAVDCYKAADGHVVLGVLSKNYKTDEEAIEDMKKYQKAINNALSVGLGAGDPNQSNMVTRLSEVLQPQHVNQVFTGVGATRSVLKQDETVINGLVSPTGRVGYVNIATGPLSSKLEPVEVKIEDAIVLLKDMGGTSIKFFPMKGLSCIDEYKYIAEACAKNDFALEPTGGIDLNNFEEILKIAVEAGVKKIIPHIYSSIIDSQTGDTKPEDVEKIFEITKNILN, via the coding sequence ATGAATAAAAATCCTAAATTTTATAAGGGCAGAGTTTGTTTAAATGTGTTGGCAAATTCAATTGAAAATGCAGTAGATTGCTACAAAGCTGCAGATGGTCATGTGGTTTTAGGGGTCTTATCAAAAAACTATAAAACAGACGAAGAAGCTATAGAGGATATGAAGAAATACCAAAAAGCTATAAATAATGCATTATCAGTTGGTTTGGGAGCGGGAGACCCAAATCAAAGCAACATGGTTACTAGATTATCGGAAGTTTTACAGCCTCAACATGTAAATCAAGTATTTACCGGTGTAGGTGCTACTAGATCAGTTTTAAAACAAGATGAAACTGTTATTAATGGCCTTGTTTCACCAACTGGAAGAGTTGGATATGTAAATATTGCAACAGGACCTTTAAGTTCGAAACTAGAACCGGTAGAAGTTAAAATTGAAGATGCAATAGTTTTATTAAAGGATATGGGAGGTACATCAATAAAGTTTTTTCCAATGAAGGGCCTATCCTGTATTGATGAATATAAATATATTGCAGAAGCTTGTGCTAAGAATGATTTTGCTTTAGAGCCAACAGGTGGAATAGATTTAAATAATTTTGAAGAAATTTTAAAGATAGCCGTAGAGGCTGGCGTTAAAAAAATAATTCCACATATCTACAGCTCTATAATAGATTCTCAAACAGGGGACACTAAGCCTGAAGATGTTGAAAAAATATTTGAAATTACTAAAAACATATTAAATTAG
- a CDS encoding sugar kinase translates to MNILAYGEVMMRLTAPFYRKLSQIENLEMSFTGTGVNLLSSLALNGYNTEILTTLPNNNVGKTAASAIRKLGISDKKISFSGNHIGVYFLELGYGKRPSEVTYLNRENSSFGESKLSEEDIIRALEGVNVVHICGIALSVSEITRKNAVLIAQLASSRGIKICFDFNYRPTLNSEKNKSKLIESYTKVLKCSDLVFGSIRDLRDLMGISGKDESEIIKKFKSQFNIEYFAGTKRHEIDGKKYIDGFIYNQEKYFISSKKEIEVLDRIGTGDAFAAGIITGILDKWDMDYTVEFAITCSELAHTTYGDSPVLDKDFVKNYMINKNDLIR, encoded by the coding sequence ATGAATATTTTAGCATATGGCGAAGTTATGATGAGATTAACGGCTCCATTTTATAGAAAGCTTTCTCAAATAGAAAATCTTGAAATGTCTTTTACAGGAACTGGAGTCAACCTATTATCATCTTTAGCTTTAAATGGATACAATACGGAAATATTAACGACTTTACCTAATAATAATGTTGGAAAAACAGCAGCATCAGCAATTAGAAAGTTAGGGATATCAGATAAGAAAATAAGTTTTTCAGGTAACCATATTGGAGTTTATTTTTTAGAATTAGGATATGGAAAAAGACCATCGGAGGTTACATATTTAAATAGGGAAAATAGTAGCTTCGGTGAAAGTAAGTTATCTGAAGAAGATATTATTAGGGCATTAGAAGGTGTAAATGTAGTCCATATTTGTGGAATAGCACTTTCTGTATCTGAAATTACTAGGAAAAATGCTGTTTTAATTGCACAACTTGCCTCCAGCAGGGGAATAAAAATATGTTTTGATTTTAATTATAGGCCTACCTTAAATAGTGAGAAAAATAAAAGTAAATTAATAGAATCCTATACTAAAGTATTAAAGTGTTCAGATCTGGTATTTGGTTCTATTAGAGACTTAAGGGACTTAATGGGAATCAGTGGAAAAGACGAGTCTGAAATTATAAAAAAATTCAAAAGTCAATTTAATATAGAATACTTTGCAGGAACTAAAAGACATGAAATAGATGGGAAAAAATATATAGATGGATTTATATATAATCAAGAAAAATATTTCATTTCTTCTAAAAAAGAAATTGAAGTTTTAGACCGAATTGGTACTGGAGATGCCTTTGCCGCCGGAATAATAACTGGTATTTTGGATAAGTGGGATATGGACTATACAGTTGAATTTGCTATAACCTGTTCTGAATTAGCACATACAACATATGGGGATTCTCCAGTTTTAGACAAGGATTTTGTAAAAAATTACATGATAAACAAAAATGATTTAATAAGATAG